Below is a genomic region from Ahaetulla prasina isolate Xishuangbanna chromosome 16, ASM2864084v1, whole genome shotgun sequence.
CGACGGAGATGACGAAGCAGCCTCTCTTTcgttcagcttcaactgcagttTTTTTGTTTGAGTGAGGTGGCCGCGGGTCCTTCCATCCttataaataacttaaaaatACCAACACAAATAAAATGCAGGTGTGGCCCCTGCACTTATTGAAGGGAAAGgagctgcagaattctgggagttgaagtccacaccttggTCAAGTTGCCAAATTTAAGAAGTTTGTCCCGTGGTCCGTCTTAAACCCCATATGTTTTCATGGGTGCCATCATCTCGACACCCCCCTCACAGGGTGCCCCAGCTCCTTACACATTTGTTCCCCACCCAGGGGGTTATCCGAACACCGTGACTTCTGTTCCATCTTGTTTGACCCCCCGGAGGTGGGTGGGGGTCTGATTCGCATCTGGCACTCAGCTCCCGCCTCGTCCTTTCTTAGCCGCTGCGTCAATCTTGGGCCTCAGGGCGGAGAGGGAGACCAGAAGGGCTTCCTACAAAGACACGGAAAAGATCTGGATTAAAAGAATCGATTCTTTCTCCTGTAATGACAGGTCCCACAGGATCTGTCAAGGATCCGGAAACAGAagaacagctagtcctcgacttatgaccaccattgagcccaaaacttctactgctgagcaagacagttgttaagtgtgtttttgacccattgtatgaccttccttgccgccgctgctaagtgaatcactgcagtcaaattagtcaacacggttgttaaatggaatctggcttccccaaggaCTTTACTtgtcaaaggggatcacgtgaccccgggatgctgcgaccgtcataaatatgagaattGTCCAGCATTCAAAATTtgaacacgtgaccatgggaacgtTGCGATGATCATAGCTGTGACAACCAACCAtaggctgggggttttttttagtgccgttgttaATTTTAATCCACTCCTCTGCCAACGGttataaatggaggactacctttaGGATGTGAAGTTTCCGAAAGATTCATGAGCCAGACTTCAAAAAAAATACAGtcatttattaggagcaccattcCGGCAATACTCCGATGGAGTCAGAACTGACCTCACGTAAATTTACGTGACCCCGtctccccactcctcccctgggctagaatgtcataaatcacattttccaaTTGACCACGTTGGCGGGCTGGGAAACCCACGCCCTTCCTGCTTTTAAGAcgcgtggacttcatctcccagaatcccccaggttaGATGAAATCAGGAAACGCCCTGCAGGGAGATCCTGACCCAGCCATCCCACTGCAGGGGTAACCTGTAGCAATCCTGGCTCACCTCCGTCCTGATGGTGCGGCTTCCTTGCCCCGGACAGGTGTTCAAATACAAATCGAACAAGGTACTGGGGTCGCTGACGTCCAGGTTGGGGTCCGCATCCACTCCGGTTTCAAGGCCCTGCACGCCCCCGAAGATGATGAGAGCATGGCTACCaggaagagacaaagagagaaggaGTTTTGGGGAAGGCTGTCTCGGCAGAAACAGAATGCaagagggacctcggaggtcttctagtccgactccctgctcaagcaggagaccttcttTATGAATGGGCCTcccaaaatttccagtgttggcgcattcacaacttctgcaaggaaGCCGTTCCGCTGCTTAatcgttctcaccgtcaggaaatttctccttaaattcaggttgcttttctccttgattactttctatccgttgcttcttgtcctgcccaggggtgaaatgctcctggtttggaccggatcgcccgatctggtagcaatggcagcaggtggttcggagaatcggtagggcccccccccatgctcagctgagccgcgcaatcatcgggttttgtttttttttacttttaaaagcattttttcttcagcctttTTAAAACTAGACGTTGCTAATTCTTGCAGCAGTTTTAGCCTAAAACGTAACACAGAAAATTCACTTTGGCTACCTGAAGGCAGGTAGGGTGGCTTCGTCTATGGAGGATCCGCGCTCAGAGGTTCCAATGGAGAGATCGTAGCCATCCTTAAAAGGGGATTCGGCAAAGACAGCACCTGGTAGGGAAGAAtgccaaattctgaaaatataacttAGATTTTGATATCCCCAAGGCAGAAGTCATTCATTCCCTCAGGATTGGAATGCAAACATCTTTCACATTTTCGTGTCAACCATAAATAAATTGACACATCTTCGTGTCaaccataaataaatataaacaaataacttTTGTCCCGTTTGGGGAATCAGGGAGCCCCCACTCATGACAAAATCTGAAACAAAATACTATATtatagtccttgacatataacCGTCATGGAGCCTCTCATGTGTCCGCTGATGTCTTTTGTGACGGTCATAAAATTAACGCTACGGTCGTAAAGCAAATtgtgtggttgttaagggaacgAATGTGCAGTTTTGCTGAAGACCAGAAGTGCCCACAAAACTATCATAAAATACAGTCATGTGAGAATGGGACTCGGCAAATAGTTATAAATACAACTATCTTGATGAGATACTCCAAATCTGGTTACTTAATCGCAGAGAAAGCCCAACTGTTTCCTAGAACTATAATCTTGTTTGTACAGTAAGTCTCCTTTTTCAAGTTAGTCGAAATTAaatgaccagtcataaatcaaagaTTCTCTGTTCTCATTTGGCTGGACAATAATCTTAGATAGTTGAGGCTATTCcagtttttccccctttgttttgTCTATCAGTCTTGGGCAGAACGTAAAAAACAAACTGAATTATTATGTTTAAGACAGCAAAACTTGTGTCAGCAAACCTGGTCTTCAAaccgcacttttttttttttgcagtttttctgAGTTCACATGCAATACTAAGGCAAACCAATTATTTTATGCGTTTTGTAGGAAAAAGGAAGCTCATCTTAGCTGTGAGCTTCATTGACaaagaaggaataaaagaaggaatgaagaaataggaaaataaagaaaaccgTATTATATTTTCTGCCTGCCATTCTCAAGAGATCTCCCCTAAAAGCAATCTTCGGCATTTTCAGctccttctctccccttcccaACTTTGGGTAAATGTTTAACTGAGAGAGACAAAAAGTTCACATGGACTTACTTAGACACGAAGCCAGTCGGACGCTGTAGCCCCAGTAAAGGCCAGAAACGGTGCGGGGACTTTGAGACGATACAACAACACCtttctgttttttgctctctGAAAGAGAAAGGCGTCGTGGCCGGTCAGAAGTTTTGATTTTGAGTTTCTAAGTCGAGAGGAGGACTTGTCGAACCGTACCTGCgttctgcttctcatccaggcGCACGGTGACGCGAAGACCCTCTTCCAATTGCTTATCTATCTGGACCTCCTGTAGGAAAACAGCACCAGCCTGGAGCATCACTTAGTCTGGGGAGAGCAGTCAAACCAactggtctgtctgtctgtccatcgaTCCTTCCATccatgtccctccctccctcccatctgtctgtccatccatccatccatgtctgtctctctctctccctatctgtGATCAATCATCTCTCtcaatccatctatccattcatgtCATCTCTCCAGCCAGACATCTGTCTATCCATGTCATCTGTCTGTCCAACCAACCAGTTACAGCCCGTAAGCTCCTCCCACTCGGCCAGCCATTGGCCGAGCAGCTGCCCCGTTACAGAAGGTTCCCCATTCGTCTCGAAGGGCGGGGGGAAAGAAGGTGGACGGGGCAGCCAAAGCTCAGTTATTCTGACCCGGTTCGCCCTCCATAAATTACCTTCCGCATCCCACAGTTCACGAAAGACCCTCGGCCAGGCTTGGTGGGGTGGGCCACAACGACCCCTTCCCGATACTCCGACTCCTCGTCCATTCGGACATGGTGTGGACTGTCCAGAGGGTTCAAGAGCCCTGAAATTATACATGTGTAGCcagaaatgtttaattttaattttttttaaaaaaaaataaaatttttaattttaaaaattaaaaagacatttctGCAAAATAAAGGCAATTTCCTGGAACTACCctgaggtaagatgggcagccaaataaattcaataaagaaataaataaatcccgcagccccatgatcatgtcTTGCAATGTTttatgccagctggggaattctgggagctgaagtccacagcttTGAAGTAACTGAATTTGGGTAACACTAATTGaggaattattttataaatatatgta
It encodes:
- the SPOUT1 gene encoding putative methyltransferase C9orf114 homolog; amino-acid sequence: MAERSGAKRVLERKDEKVDWRKWKQQKKEEKKRWKEIKLLKKLEKERARERMEKEREGAKPTEEKGRHYTVSVAVPGSILSNAQSPELRTYLAGQIARACVIFCVDEIVVFDEQGENSKTIEGEFKGIKGKDQPCVQLARILQYLECPQYLRKSFFPKHPDLQFAGLLNPLDSPHHVRMDEESEYREGVVVAHPTKPGRGSFVNCGMRKEVQIDKQLEEGLRVTVRLDEKQNAESKKQKGVVVSSQSPRTVSGLYWGYSVRLASCLSAVFAESPFKDGYDLSIGTSERGSSIDEATLPAFSHALIIFGGVQGLETGVDADPNLDVSDPSTLFDLYLNTCPGQGSRTIRTEEALLVSLSALRPKIDAAAKKGRGGS